Proteins found in one Labrus bergylta chromosome 8, fLabBer1.1, whole genome shotgun sequence genomic segment:
- the LOC109992048 gene encoding membrane-spanning 4-domains subfamily A member 6C, producing the protein MSVTMTKAEGVTVLTLTSDPQSVLPPICQILKGLCYSPICCSVSQHLKKLQGSSQSVLGALQIMIGLLNIGLAAILCSGSGSWWQMDESKFPFWMGGLFILFGVVSIVSEKRPSPCLVILNVILNLSGVAFSIAAIVLYSINIAEFWLWWMCENNNYNNYYDPNTSTTPSPDKTKCLEVKGITLMLLRSINAVLIVLSVLEFCVVISSAVLGIKALCFIQKREKNKSPEDPQLYKPLLEEVTSNPAA; encoded by the exons ATGTCTGTGACCATGACCAAGGCTGAAGGGGTCACTGTGCTCACTTTGACCTCGGACCCCCAAAGTGTTTTACCTCCAATATGCCAAATCCTCAAAGGCCTTTGTTACAGCCCTATATGCTGCTCTGTGTCCCAGCATCTGAAGAAGCTCCAGGGCTCATCTCAGTCAGTCCTGGGG GCTCTGCAAATCATGATTGGTTTGCTGAACATCGGCCTCGCAGCGATCCTCTGCTCTGGGTCTGGCTCTTGGTGGCAAATGGATGAGTCCAAGTTTCCCTTTTGGATGGGAGGACTG tttattttatttggtgtCGTGAGCATCGTGTCTGAGAAGCGTCCAAGTCCCTGCCTG GTTATCCTCAACGTGATTCTGAATCTCTCAGGAGTTGCTTTCTCCATTGCAGCCATCGTGCTCTACAGCATCAACATTGCAGAGTTTTGGTTGTGGTGgatgtgtgaaaataataattacaataattatTACGACCCAAACACTTCAACAACTCCATCTCCTGATAAGACTAAATGCTTGGAGGTCAAAGGAATAACTCTG ATGCTTTTGAGAAGCATCAACGCCGTGCTGATTGTTCTGTCCGTCCTGGAGTTCTGTGTGGTCATCAGCTCTGCTGTCTTGGGGATCAAGGCTCTTTGCTTCattcagaagagagagaagaacaag AGTCCTGAAGACCCCCAACTCTACAAACCCCTGCTGGAGGAGGTCACCAGTAACCCTGCAGCCTGA
- the LOC109992044 gene encoding membrane-spanning 4-domains subfamily A member 4D has protein sequence MSLTKTKANGVTVITITSDPQSLCPPFCQILKCRCYGPPCCDLSKHLKRVQGSSQSLLGALQIMIGLLNIGLGAIITGNAPSWLKFNYLFPFWLGGMFIFFGAMCILSEKCPRPWLVILTVILNLSGVGFAIAAIILYSLSMVFVDMQWLCDAYYAYDLDHTVTPLEKILTEKCYEAEIMIVNLWRSIFTFLIMLSVLEFCIVISSAVLGIKALKLTNKGENKSPDDSEHDRRLQEADVTRNPTV, from the exons ATGTCTCTCACCAAGACCAAGGCTAATGGGGTCACTGTGATCACCATAACCTCAGACCCCCAAAGTCTTTGTCCCCCATTTTGCCAAATTCTTAAGTGCCGTTGCTACGGCCCCCCATGTTGCGACTTATCTAAGCACCTGAAGAGGGTCCAGGGATCTTCTCAGTCACTCCTGGGG GCTCTGCAAATTATGATTGGCTTGCTGAACATTGGTCTTGGAGCCATCATCACTGGCAACGCCCCTTCCTGGCTAAAGTTTAACTACCTCTTTCCTTTTTGGTTAGGAGGCATG TTCATTTTCTTTGGTGCCATGTGCATCTTGTCTGAGAAGTGCCCAAGACCGTGGCTG GTCATCCTCACTGTGATTCTGAATCTATCAGGAGTTGGTTTTGCCATCGCAGCCATTATTCTCTACAGCCTCAGTATGGTTTTCGTTGATATGCAGTGGCTTTGTGACGCATATTATGCGTATGACTTAGATCATACAGTGACTCCTCTGGAGAAGATCCTGACAGAAAAATGCTACGAGGCAGAAATTATGATTGTG AACCTTTGGAGAAGCATTTTCACCTTTCTGATCATGCTGTCGGTCCTTGAGTTCTGCATCGTCATCAGCTCTGCCGTCTTGGGGATCAAGGCTCTGAAGTTAACTAACAAAGGAGAAAACAAG AGCCCTGACGACTCAGAACACGACAGACGACTGCAGGAGGCGGACGTTACCAGGAACCCTACGGTCTAA